A genomic segment from Ptychodera flava strain L36383 chromosome 8, AS_Pfla_20210202, whole genome shotgun sequence encodes:
- the LOC139137933 gene encoding potassium channel subfamily K member 6-like: MKASGKSCGFSTTCKVNLLLTLSVAVYLCGGAYMFLVLEAEYREGMTGNKTESQIQLLSKLHNLKDADHDNWTREVDAAIGEYEVAVIADYEATSSWRPWDFPTCLYMTVMAITTIGYGDIAPITQSGRLLMFIYSVFGVPLNILFLSNFGVLLAAFTSHKFKKVVKKARNTIRRNSYKFAVDGSKEWKNEKPHGTFSNGRSSYKATAPVQKKLSVGPLSEKAPNCKDVEKQATKGGDDNNLDNEPIIDSDPIAKGKALGTLSVIYVLYTALGAVFMYYTEYDWTFIDAIYCTFISLATIGFGDLIPGAGVLREKRVLGPIVYTLFTYVGLIIFSACFALSVEKTRHVARKIRKKLENTDGCCHSREESTKL, encoded by the exons ATGAAGGCGTCCGGGAAAAGTTGTGGATTCTCCACCACGTGCAAGGTCAACCTCCTCCTTACCTTGTCTGTTGCTGTCTATCTCTGCGGCGGTGCTTACATGTTCTTGGTCCTCGAGGCCGAGTACAGGGAAGGTATGACGGGTAACAAGACTGAATCACAAATCCAGCTTCTCAGCAAACTTCACAATTTAAAGGACGCAGACCATGACAACTGGACTCGGGAGGTCGATGCTGCCATTGGCGAATATGAAGTAGCCGTCATCGCTGACTACGAAGCCACGTCTTCGTGGCGTCCTTGGGATTTCCCAACTTGTCTTTATATGACAGTGATGGCAATAACGACTATAG GATATGGTGATATTGCACCAATAACCCAAAGTGGTCGCTTACTGATGTTCATATACTCGGTCTTTGGCGTACCTCTAAACATACTCTTTCTGTCAAATTTCGGCGTCCTACTTGCGGCCTTTACTTCCCACAAATTCAAGAAAGTCGTGAAGAAAGCAAGGAACACCATTCGGCGAAACAGTTATAAGTTTGCAGTGGATGGCTCAAAGGAGTGGAAGAACGAGAAACCACACGGCACATTCTCGAACGGTCGGAGCTCTTACAAAGCGACCGCACCGGTGCAGAAGAAACTTTCAGTGGGACCTCTCTCCGAAAAAGCGCCTAACTGTAAGGACGTTGAGAAACAAGCCACCAAAGGTGGCGATGATAATAATCTCGATAATGAGCCGATAATCGACTCAGACCCAATCGCCAAGGGCAAGGCCCTTGGAACGCTGTCGGTGATTTATGTCCTGTATACAGCTCTCGGCGCCGTGTTTATGTACTACACCGAGTACGACTGGACTTTTATTGATGCGATCTACTGTACCTTCATATCTCTGGCAACGATTGGATTTGGAGACCTGATTCCCGGAGCCGGCGTACTGAGAGAAAAGAGAGTGCTGGGCCCTATTGTCTACACTCTGTTCACCTACGTCGGTTTAATAATATTTTCCGCCTGCTTCGCTCTCTCGGTGGAAAAGACCAGGCACGTTGCTCGAAAGATTCGAAAGAAACTCGAGAATACAGATGGGTGTTGTCATTCCAGAGAAGAATCCACTAAGCTATAG